In Nasonia vitripennis strain AsymCx chromosome 2, Nvit_psr_1.1, whole genome shotgun sequence, a genomic segment contains:
- the LOC100680329 gene encoding uncharacterized protein LOC100680329 yields the protein MNWFCRLNMSSEIDCGNDCPETSNSTQIRGMDIGKGMQERIKTGKVNEDRITNYEKEWSKKLECIDQAHTKQNGLTFSEAEGILRKLRKFADGGTPAACPDYKKRVLSCLKKNKNNSLRCGEEVEAFANCVDEMLLKTGRKDYTGYLRSRKPTYTEKFEQFLA from the exons ATGAATTGGTTTTGCAGGttaaa TATGAGTAGTGAAATTGATTGCGGCAATGACTGTCCCGAAACATCTAATTCTACGCAAATTCGAGGAATGGATATTGGAAAAGGGATGCAAGAGCGCATAAAAACCG GAAAAGTAAACGAGGACCGGATAACGAATTACGAGAAGGAATGGTCGAAAAAGCTGGAGTGCATCGACCAGGCCCACACGAAGCAGAACGGGTTAACTTTCAGCGAGGCCgagggaattttgcgaaaactCCGTAAATTCGCGGATGGCGGCACTCCAGCTGCGTGTCCGGATTACAAAAAAAGG GTTCTATCGTGCttgaaaaagaacaaaaataacaGTCTAAGATGCGGCGAGGAGGTCGAGGCTTTTGCGAATTGCGTGGACGAGATGCTGCTGAAGACAGGTCGCAAAGATTACACGGGTTACCTGCGTTCGAGGAAGCCCACGTACACGGAAAAGTTCGAGCAATTTTTGgcgtaa
- the LOC100116653 gene encoding nuclear nucleic acid-binding protein C1D → MDVDFKELSNDQDIVNRLTQFTKSIDQIQEVLKFAEEPGLYDKLCNEEKIKFNLLMSFSLNSLFWMYMRAEGIDPTKHQIKSENERLKQSMIRAKQIHDRNTIMPRINRDAAQRFVRSGLWVPVQRAEENSNENTNDQTEENWEGES, encoded by the exons ATGGATGTAGATTTTAAAGAATTGTCCAATGATCAAGACATTGTTAATCGTCTTACGCAATTCACCAAAAGCATTGATCAAATACAAGAGGTTTTAAAGTTTGCAGAAGAACCAGGATTATATGATAAACTTTGcaatgaagaaaaaattaagttcAATCTTCTTATGTCATTCAGTTTAAATAGCTTATTTTGGATGTATATGAGAGCAGAAg gCATCGATCCTACCAAGCATCAAATTAAATCTGAAAATGAACGACTGAAGCAATCTATGATTAGAGCAAAACAAATTCATGATAGAAACACAATAATGCCAAGGATAAACAGAGATGCTGCTCAGCGATTTGTAAGAAGTGGATTGTGGGTTCCAGTGCAAAGAGCAGAAGAGAATTCAAATGAAAACACGAATGATCAAACAGAAGAAAATTGGGAAGGAGAATCTTGA
- the LOC100117661 gene encoding calcium uptake protein 1 homolog, mitochondrial isoform X2, with translation MSLSRYASTLLYRQGYKNFRTIGIIGIKKNYNENEISVYRAQQYRYYKGFGHKREYLPPLTTIWTLTALTAVILVHVDWTYIKGCLFPSVGAAAKIQQNEEDDDNQSVEELEHDEHKKKKSKKEKVGFRDRKIIEYENRMRAYSTPDKIFRYFATVKVISSDVTETYMTPDDFLRAITPGMKQPDGLGLDKFKRYDPKTVQNKLELELNENSIFYKLGSYGLITFSDYIFLLTVLSTSRRHFEIAFRMFDVNGDGDVDFEEFNKVSNLIRQQSSIGNRHRDHANTGNTFKGVNSALMTYFFGPDLKQKLKIEKFLDFQQQLQREILSLEFERKEPNEDGYITEVAFTELLLAYAGFSEKKKSRIIKRVKKHFKDSSQGIQKEDYLKFFHFLSNINDVDTALTFYHIAGASIDPATLKHVAKTVSHVDLSDHIIKVVYTIFDENMDGQLSNREFVAVMKNRALRGLEKPKDTGFVKLLQSILKCARNSYAA, from the exons ATGTCTTTGAGCAGATATGCATCTACATTACTGTATAGACAAGGTTACAAAAACTTCAGAACAATTGGCATAATTggtataaagaaaaattacaacGAAAATGAAATCTCTGTATATCGAGCACAACAATATCGATATTATAAAGGTTTTGGACACAAGAGGGAATATCTACCACCATTAACAACTATATGGACTTTAACAGCTTTAACTGCTGTGATATTGGTTCATGTCGATTGGACTTA CATCAAAGGGTGTCTATTCCCAAGTGTTGGAGCTGCAGCCAAAATCCAACAAAATGAAGAGGACGATGATAACCAAAGTGTAGAAGAGTTAGAACATGatgaacataaaaaaaagaaaagcaagaaagagaaaGTTGGATTCCGAGATAGAAAG ATAATAGAGTATGAAAATCGGATGCGTGCATACTCAACTCCAGATaaaatttttcgttattttgCTACAGTAAAAGTCATTAGTTCGGATGTTACTGAGACGTATATGACACCTGATGATTTTTTAAGGGCTATAACCCCAGGCATGAAACAGCCGGATG GTTTGGGATTGGACAAATTTAAACGATATGACCCAaag ACtgtacaaaataaattggaGTTAGAATTAAACGAGAACAGTATCTTCTATAAGCTCGGGAGTTATGGACTTATAACATTTTCTGACTACATATTTTTACTAACAGTTTTGTCAA caTCTCGTCGTCATTTTGAAATTGCTTTCCGAATGTTTGACGTAAATGGCGACGGAGACGTGGATTTTGAAGAATTCAACAAAGTATCTAATTTGATTAGACAGCAAAGCAGCATAGGAAATCGTCATAGAGATCATGCTAATACTGGAAATACATTTAAg GGAGTGAATTCAGCACTGATGACGTATTTCTTTGGACCAGATTTAAAACAGAagctaaaaattgaaaaatttttagacTTTCAACAGCAATTACAACGAGAAATATTAAGCTTGGAG tttGAACGAAAAGAACCAAATGAAGATGGATACATCACTGAAGTTGCTTTCACCGAATTGCTGTTGGCTTATGCAGGATTTtcggaaaagaaaaaatctcgTATCATCAAAAGAGTAAAAAAACA tttcaaagatagtTCACAAGGTATCCAAAAAGAGGACTATTtgaaattctttcattttttgagTAATATAAATGACGtagatactgcattaactttTTATCACATTGCTGGAGCATCAATTGATCCAG CTACGTTGAAGCACGTTGCAAAAACTGTATCTCATGTAGATTTATCCGACCATATAATTAAAGTCGTGTACACCATTTTCGATGAGAACA TGGATGGACAGTTGAGCAACCGGGAGTTTGTAGCTGTGATGAAAAATCGGGCTCTTCGTGGCTTGGAGAAACCCAAAGATACTGGATTTGTTAAGCTTTTACAGTCTATCCTAAAGTGTGCTAGAAATAGTTACGCCGCTTAA
- the LOC103317554 gene encoding uncharacterized protein LOC103317554, producing the protein MSNVCSNVDHKCLLCFLIIVVSLVNLSTGAIIRASSHEDPDKMFEDMKVVESEEVPEFSRKDLMEIIQKSQFFQDIFSEQPDPMTIQFGHVCENPNEWEQRFEQRDFNKNHHQGKMRWGNKNGDYGEHYWDLGHAG; encoded by the exons ATGTCGAATGTATGCAGTAACGTCGATCATAAATGCCTTTTATGTTTCTTAATTATCGTCGTTAGTTTAGTTAATTTATCTACTGGGGCCATCATTCGTGCGAGTAGCCATGAAGATCCAG ATAAGATGTTCGAAGATATGAAAGTAGTAGAAAGCGAGGAAGTTCCCGAATTCTCGAGAAAAGATTTGATGGAAATAATTCAAAAGAGTCAATTTTTCCA agatatattTTCTGAACAACCCGATCCTATGACTATTCAATTCGGTCATGTATGTGAAAATCCTAACGAGTGGGAGCAACGCTTTGAGCAACGagattttaacaaaaaccATCATCAAGGAAAG ATGCGATGGGGAAACAAGAATGGAGACTATGGAGAACATTACTGGGACTTGGGACACGCAGGATAA
- the LOC100117661 gene encoding calcium uptake protein 1 homolog, mitochondrial isoform X1, producing the protein MSLSRYASTLLYRQGYKNFRTIGIIGIKKNYNENEISVYRAQQYRYYKGFGHKREYLPPLTTIWTLTALTAVILVHVDWTYIKGCLFPSVGAAAKIQQNEEDDDNQSVEELEHDEHKKKKSKKEKVGFRDRKIVEYENRIRQFSTPDKVFRYFATLEVINPVNGSHEILMTPDDFLRSLTPGVLQPEGLGLDKFKRYDPKTVQNKLELELNENSIFYKLGSYGLITFSDYIFLLTVLSTSRRHFEIAFRMFDVNGDGDVDFEEFNKVSNLIRQQSSIGNRHRDHANTGNTFKGVNSALMTYFFGPDLKQKLKIEKFLDFQQQLQREILSLEFERKEPNEDGYITEVAFTELLLAYAGFSEKKKSRIIKRVKKHFKDSSQGIQKEDYLKFFHFLSNINDVDTALTFYHIAGASIDPATLKHVAKTVSHVDLSDHIIKVVYTIFDENMDGQLSNREFVAVMKNRALRGLEKPKDTGFVKLLQSILKCARNSYAA; encoded by the exons ATGTCTTTGAGCAGATATGCATCTACATTACTGTATAGACAAGGTTACAAAAACTTCAGAACAATTGGCATAATTggtataaagaaaaattacaacGAAAATGAAATCTCTGTATATCGAGCACAACAATATCGATATTATAAAGGTTTTGGACACAAGAGGGAATATCTACCACCATTAACAACTATATGGACTTTAACAGCTTTAACTGCTGTGATATTGGTTCATGTCGATTGGACTTA CATCAAAGGGTGTCTATTCCCAAGTGTTGGAGCTGCAGCCAAAATCCAACAAAATGAAGAGGACGATGATAACCAAAGTGTAGAAGAGTTAGAACATGatgaacataaaaaaaagaaaagcaagaaagagaaaGTTGGATTCCGAGATAGAAAG ATAGTTGAATATGAGAACCGCATAAGGCAATTTTCAACACCAGACAAAGTGTTTCGATATTTTGCAACGCTTGAAGTTATAAATCCAGTCAACGGCTCACATGAGATTTTAATGACACCAGATGATTTTTTAAGATCTTTGACACCTGGTGTCTTACAGCCGGAGG GTTTGGGATTGGACAAATTTAAACGATATGACCCAaag ACtgtacaaaataaattggaGTTAGAATTAAACGAGAACAGTATCTTCTATAAGCTCGGGAGTTATGGACTTATAACATTTTCTGACTACATATTTTTACTAACAGTTTTGTCAA caTCTCGTCGTCATTTTGAAATTGCTTTCCGAATGTTTGACGTAAATGGCGACGGAGACGTGGATTTTGAAGAATTCAACAAAGTATCTAATTTGATTAGACAGCAAAGCAGCATAGGAAATCGTCATAGAGATCATGCTAATACTGGAAATACATTTAAg GGAGTGAATTCAGCACTGATGACGTATTTCTTTGGACCAGATTTAAAACAGAagctaaaaattgaaaaatttttagacTTTCAACAGCAATTACAACGAGAAATATTAAGCTTGGAG tttGAACGAAAAGAACCAAATGAAGATGGATACATCACTGAAGTTGCTTTCACCGAATTGCTGTTGGCTTATGCAGGATTTtcggaaaagaaaaaatctcgTATCATCAAAAGAGTAAAAAAACA tttcaaagatagtTCACAAGGTATCCAAAAAGAGGACTATTtgaaattctttcattttttgagTAATATAAATGACGtagatactgcattaactttTTATCACATTGCTGGAGCATCAATTGATCCAG CTACGTTGAAGCACGTTGCAAAAACTGTATCTCATGTAGATTTATCCGACCATATAATTAAAGTCGTGTACACCATTTTCGATGAGAACA TGGATGGACAGTTGAGCAACCGGGAGTTTGTAGCTGTGATGAAAAATCGGGCTCTTCGTGGCTTGGAGAAACCCAAAGATACTGGATTTGTTAAGCTTTTACAGTCTATCCTAAAGTGTGCTAGAAATAGTTACGCCGCTTAA